A portion of the Microbacterium hominis genome contains these proteins:
- a CDS encoding aminopeptidase P family protein gives MSTTGDSDTIAQHEAERPSTSTNRRQNYGQGFLDTISEGWAERPDTTPPPRDQAAYAAARRARVSAAFPGQRLVIPAGELKQRSNDTDYPFRAHSAFSHLTGWASDSEPGAVLVFDPTESGHEITLYFRERADRTTAEFYSNAAIGEFWIGPRPALAGVAADLGVATAHIDAFASADGDLVVGDDADLTRFVSELRLVKDDWEIAQMRLAVDVTANGFDDIVADLPRIIEHPRGERLVEGVFHQRARSDGNTVGYDTIAASGPHACYLHWTRNDGAVVPGDLILIDAGVEIDSLYTADITRTLPVSGRFTDIQRRIYETVREAADAAFAAARPGVTFKSVHEAAMTVIAARTAEWGLLPVSAEEALDADRGGHHRRYMVHGTSHHLGIDVHDCAQARREMYYDGILEPGMVFTIEPGLYFQIDDVTVPEEYRGIGVRIEDDVLMTAEGPVNLSAGIPRTADEVEAWIARLAPTR, from the coding sequence ATGAGCACGACAGGCGACAGCGACACGATCGCGCAGCACGAGGCCGAGCGTCCTTCGACCAGCACGAACCGTCGGCAGAACTACGGCCAGGGCTTCCTCGACACCATCTCCGAGGGCTGGGCCGAGCGCCCCGACACGACGCCGCCGCCGCGTGATCAGGCCGCCTACGCGGCCGCGCGCCGCGCGCGCGTGTCCGCCGCGTTCCCCGGTCAGCGACTGGTGATCCCGGCCGGGGAGCTCAAGCAGCGCAGCAACGACACCGACTATCCGTTCCGCGCCCACTCCGCCTTCTCGCACCTCACCGGCTGGGCCAGCGACTCCGAGCCGGGCGCCGTGCTGGTGTTCGATCCCACCGAGTCCGGGCATGAGATCACCCTCTACTTCCGCGAGCGCGCCGACCGCACCACGGCCGAGTTCTACTCCAACGCCGCCATCGGGGAGTTCTGGATCGGTCCGCGTCCCGCGCTGGCCGGGGTGGCCGCCGACCTCGGCGTGGCCACCGCCCACATCGACGCCTTCGCCTCCGCCGACGGCGACCTCGTCGTCGGCGACGACGCCGACCTCACGCGGTTCGTCTCCGAGCTGCGCCTGGTCAAGGACGATTGGGAGATCGCGCAGATGCGCCTGGCCGTCGACGTCACCGCGAACGGCTTCGACGACATCGTCGCCGACCTCCCCCGCATCATCGAGCACCCGCGCGGCGAGCGCCTGGTCGAGGGCGTGTTCCACCAGCGCGCGCGCAGTGACGGCAACACCGTCGGCTACGACACGATCGCCGCCTCGGGGCCGCACGCCTGCTACCTGCACTGGACCCGCAACGACGGCGCGGTCGTGCCCGGCGACCTCATCCTCATCGATGCCGGCGTCGAGATCGACAGCCTGTACACGGCCGACATCACCCGCACGCTCCCGGTGAGCGGCCGGTTCACCGACATCCAGCGCCGCATCTACGAGACCGTGCGCGAAGCGGCCGACGCAGCCTTCGCCGCGGCGCGGCCGGGCGTGACGTTCAAGTCGGTCCACGAGGCCGCGATGACCGTCATCGCCGCCCGCACGGCCGAGTGGGGTCTGCTCCCCGTCTCCGCCGAGGAGGCCCTCGACGCCGACCGCGGCGGCCACCACCGCCGGTACATGGTGCACGGCACCAGCCACCACCTGGGCATCGACGTGCACGACTGCGCGCAGGCGCGCCGCGAGATGTACTACGACGGCATCCTGGAGCCGGGCATGGTGTTCACGATCGAGCCGGGCCTGTACTTCCAGATCGACGACGTGACCGTGCCCGAGGAGTACCGCGGCATCGGCGTGCGCATCGAGGACGACGTCCTGATGACCGCCGAGGGGCCCGTCAACCTCTCGGCCGGCATCCCCCGCACCGCTGACGAGGTCGAAGCGTGGATCGCCCGACTCGCTCCGACGCGCTGA
- a CDS encoding SHOCT domain-containing protein — MDLWSNFWSVIWWFLWIFVFVAYLMVLFSIIGDLFRDHKLSGWWKAVWILFLIFVPFLTALVYLIARGGGMAERGAAQAREYRAAQDEYIKSVAGGGAAASPSEEIAKAKSLLDAGTISAEEYEAIKAKALA, encoded by the coding sequence ATGGACCTGTGGTCGAACTTCTGGAGCGTCATCTGGTGGTTCCTCTGGATCTTCGTCTTCGTCGCCTACCTGATGGTGCTCTTCTCGATCATCGGCGACCTGTTCCGCGACCACAAGCTCAGCGGCTGGTGGAAGGCGGTGTGGATCCTCTTCCTGATCTTCGTGCCGTTCCTGACCGCGCTGGTCTACCTGATCGCCCGCGGTGGCGGCATGGCGGAGCGCGGCGCGGCCCAGGCGCGCGAGTACCGGGCGGCGCAGGACGAGTACATCAAGTCGGTCGCCGGAGGCGGCGCCGCAGCGAGCCCGTCGGAGGAGATCGCCAAGGCCAAGTCGCTGCTGGATGCCGGCACGATCAGCGCCGAGGAGTACGAAGCCATCAAGGCCAAGGCTCTGGCCTGA
- a CDS encoding PHP domain-containing protein, whose translation MRSPVRFEGPADLHLHSTHSDGTESPAQVMAAAHRHGLRTVALTDHDTTGGWAEAAEAASSMGMTFLPGMELSARYEWRSVHVLAYLVDPDDPGLRAMTERIRTSRLDRARLMADRIARDYDLHWDDILAQTADGTTVGRPHIADALIARGFVRDRAEAFSSILSPRGDYYVALYAPDPVAAVGLVVGAGGVPIIAHPAGRAGLLPMGVIERMLAAGLAGFELAHRENLPSQTRTLEALVEERDLIVTGSSDYHGLGKPNVPGENTTTTAMVERIVARATGSAPVHP comes from the coding sequence GTGCGCAGTCCCGTCCGATTCGAAGGCCCGGCCGATCTGCACCTGCACTCGACGCACTCCGACGGCACGGAGTCGCCGGCCCAGGTGATGGCCGCCGCGCACCGCCACGGCCTTCGCACCGTGGCCCTCACCGACCACGACACGACCGGAGGCTGGGCGGAGGCTGCCGAGGCGGCGTCCTCGATGGGGATGACGTTCCTGCCGGGCATGGAGCTGTCGGCCCGGTACGAGTGGCGCAGCGTGCACGTGCTGGCCTACCTCGTCGACCCCGACGATCCCGGGCTGCGCGCGATGACCGAGCGCATCCGCACGTCACGGCTGGATCGCGCGCGGCTCATGGCCGACCGGATCGCGCGCGACTACGACCTGCACTGGGACGACATCCTCGCCCAGACCGCGGACGGCACCACTGTGGGGCGACCGCACATCGCCGACGCGCTCATCGCCCGGGGCTTCGTGCGCGATCGCGCGGAGGCGTTCTCGTCGATCCTCAGCCCCCGGGGCGACTACTACGTCGCCCTCTACGCCCCCGACCCGGTGGCGGCCGTCGGGCTCGTCGTCGGTGCCGGCGGCGTGCCGATCATCGCCCATCCGGCGGGCCGGGCGGGACTGCTGCCGATGGGGGTGATCGAGCGGATGCTGGCGGCCGGGCTCGCCGGGTTCGAGCTGGCCCATCGCGAGAACCTGCCCTCGCAGACCCGCACGCTCGAGGCCCTCGTCGAGGAGCGCGATCTCATCGTGACCGGCTCCAGCGACTACCACGGGCTCGGCAAGCCGAATGTGCCCGGGGAGAACACCACGACGACGGCGATGGTCGAGCGCATCGTCGCGCGGGCGACGGGAAGCGCCCCCGTCCACCCGTGA
- a CDS encoding endonuclease/exonuclease/phosphatase family protein produces the protein MLRLLGILVTVLCAIAAAVLTWPAFFRVDQFWPIAQIISFRGVLTLGFLAVAAFALLVALVRPLRALALSIALIGVAGAVANGATIVMRGMGTESLPAKTDTSIRVMTWNTAGEATAPETVAKIAVAMDADIVSLPETTIETGEQVAIAMRGLGHPMWAHSAENPTTEWDAGSTTLLIAPELGDYAVIEASLDGSSNTSTVPSAVAMPTSGSGPIVVAAHAVAPRSAFMDRWRSDLQWLADQCSDANVILAGDFNATVDHMSGLGVDGGTLGLCHDGAAETGNGAVGTWSSEVPSLLGAPIDHVMASSHWKATGSIVLRSMDGSGSDHRPLVVQLEPVDD, from the coding sequence GTGCTTCGCCTCCTGGGGATCCTCGTGACCGTGCTGTGCGCGATCGCCGCGGCCGTCCTCACATGGCCTGCATTCTTCCGCGTCGACCAGTTCTGGCCGATCGCGCAGATCATCTCCTTCCGCGGCGTCCTCACCCTGGGGTTCCTGGCCGTCGCCGCCTTCGCGCTGCTGGTCGCGCTGGTGCGGCCGCTGCGGGCGCTGGCTCTGTCGATCGCGCTGATCGGCGTCGCCGGCGCCGTGGCCAACGGCGCGACGATCGTGATGCGCGGCATGGGCACCGAGTCACTGCCGGCCAAGACCGACACGAGCATCCGGGTGATGACCTGGAACACGGCCGGCGAGGCGACCGCACCGGAGACGGTCGCGAAGATCGCGGTGGCGATGGATGCCGACATCGTCTCGCTCCCCGAGACGACGATCGAGACCGGCGAGCAGGTCGCGATCGCGATGCGCGGGCTCGGGCACCCGATGTGGGCGCATTCCGCGGAGAACCCGACCACCGAGTGGGATGCCGGGTCGACGACGCTCCTGATCGCACCGGAACTCGGCGACTACGCGGTCATCGAGGCCTCGCTGGACGGCTCCAGCAACACCTCCACCGTGCCGAGCGCCGTCGCGATGCCCACCAGCGGCTCCGGCCCCATCGTGGTGGCCGCGCACGCGGTCGCCCCGCGGAGCGCCTTCATGGACCGCTGGCGCAGCGACCTGCAGTGGCTGGCCGATCAGTGCTCCGATGCCAACGTCATCCTCGCCGGCGACTTCAACGCCACCGTCGACCACATGAGCGGGCTCGGGGTGGACGGCGGCACGCTCGGCCTCTGCCACGACGGCGCGGCTGAGACCGGCAACGGCGCGGTCGGCACCTGGTCGTCCGAGGTGCCTTCCCTCCTGGGCGCCCCGATCGACCACGTGATGGCCTCGAGCCACTGGAAGGCGACCGGGTCGATCGTGCTGCGCTCGATGGACGGCTCGGGCAGCGACCATCGGCCGCTGGTGGTGCAGCTGGAGCCCGTTGACGACTGA